The Littorina saxatilis isolate snail1 linkage group LG1, US_GU_Lsax_2.0, whole genome shotgun sequence nucleotide sequence tatcatcacacagtccgtcaatattgggtattgTGGGTcgttgtgaatgtgtgtgtgtgtgtgtgtgtgtgtgtgtgtgtgtgtatgtgtgtgtgtgtttgtgtgtgtgtgtgtgtgtgaggtgtgtgtgtgtgtgaataatgTGATTGTGGGTCtttgtgaatgcgtgtgtgtgtgggggggagggggtgttgaATATATGTGATTGTGGGtctttgtgaatgtgtgtgtgtgtgggggggagggaggtgtATATATGTGATTGTGGGTCgttgtgaatatgtgtgtgtgtgtgtgtggggggggggggtgaacataTGTGATTATGGGtctttgtgaatgtgtgtgtgtgtgtgggggggggatgtgaATATATCAGTGTGATTGTGAGTTTTtgtgaatgtctgtgtgtgtgggtgtgtgtgtgtgtgtgtgcgtgggtggaTATATGTGATTGTGGgtttttgtgaatgtgtgtgtgtgtgtgtgtgtgtgtgtgtgtgtgtgtgtgtgtgtgtgtggatatatGTGATTGTGGGTcgttgtgaatgtgtgtgtgcgtgtgtgtgtggggggtgaaTATATGTGATTgtgggtatttgtgtgtgtgtgtgtgtgtgtgtgtgtgtgtgtgtgtgtgtgtgtgtgcgtgcctacGTGTATTTGTGAGTTCGTGTACCTCCCAGCTGACGATATTCTTTCATGACCGAGTCGGAAACTTCCTGAACATCATCCCTACAAGCAcaaactcacccacacacacacttacacacacacacacacacacatacacacagtacacacatacacacacatacgcggtCGCGCTCGCGctcgcgcacacgcacacgcacaaacacacagtggtTTATAGACACAGGGATACACACTTTTCGCGTAGTGTTTATTGTATTTGTTCAACAAAAGTCGGAAATAATTAAATATAATCTTCTTTTTGAAAATGAGTTGAAAACGCAGCATCAAGTCCAAATCATGTTCTCTGTTCAGTGATGTGCAATGGACCTGGAAAAAAACCGAACAATAATAAGAAAGCATCAAACACAAAAATGAGAACCTGTGCGTTTAATTTGAAAATTAAGAGTGTTTTAGATAATATCACCAAACATATGCTTTCAATCTAAGTGTTATATTTGAAAACAAGAGATGAGGCAcggagagaactcagaactcagaactcagaacggtTTATTGTACTAAGGCCAGAGACCCATATACAAACCAAAGGGAATGGGGGAAGAACATaaacagaaacaacacaaaaacacaacaacaacgacaacaaccatgaaataaaaacgTGAAATACTTTACTGCTACTTGAACTCCGAAAATTAAACATCAACGTATTCATTTACAATATACCTATGAAAACAATTGTCTTTAGTACACGTCTTAGACAATGTAAATTGTCCATTTTTGCACGAACTTAAGCTCCGTTATGACCTTCAAATTTAACGAAGGTCAACCAAATGTGTATCATGTCTGGAGGCGACACAACACCACAGTTGTGTGTACAGTTTCAAAGGTTTAACATTTGGGAAAAATCTCATCGTTATTGTGTGCGTCTACGGGCGGCCATCCGGGTGGCCTGACACTAGCTGCACACTACCAAGACTCTCCGGAAGCCACAACTTCCACAATAATAGCTTTATACACGTACGTTGTGGTAAGAAAACAGAATGTTAGATGACATTGCATGATTATCAAACAACTAGACCTATAAGCAATCCACTCTTTCATTTATCAATACATATACAAATGCATAAAAGGCATCTCAAGCAACCACCTGACCAGCCACCAAAAAATCCACCCATACAACCATCTGTCCGTACATCCATCCAATATAAGAATACATACAAAATCAAGGAAGGAActaaccaatcaaccaaccagtCAACCAACGACTTTATCCATTCACCCATTCACCCATCCACCCATCCACCTATCCAAGTAAAATCGCATGTCTAAGCCCAGAATTAGACACAGAGCAACGCATAATTATTACAGAACTAACAAAACGAACACCGCTCAAGTGATCATTACCTGTCAAACCGTGGTAAATAGCCGAAACGGCCGAATCTGTTCTCGAAGAAGTCGTCGTCGTCGAAacggtcgtcgtcgtcgtcgaaaCGGTCGTCGTCGAAgaagtcgtcgtcgtcgtcatcgaaCCGAAAGAAACTGCCACGCCTACCGAATCCCCCTCCAGGTCCCCTAGCTCCTCCAACACCTGTACCAGGGTAGAATGGGAATTGGCCCTGGTAGTTTGGGAATTGGCTCGTGTAGCGGGGGATGTATTGAGCCTGGGCGAGAGCAAGGGTGCCCAACAGACACAAGAGAGACAGCTTCATCGTGGCTCTGTAGATGAGaaataataaaacatttgttagtgccaacaacaacaacaacaacaacaaaatcaacaacaaacaaagcagcagcagcaccaccCGAAGCGGCAGaagcaacatcaacaacaacaaaaacaactagtcgcgtaaggcgaaatcacaacatttagtcaagctgtcgaactcacagaatgaaactgaacgcactgcttctttcaccaagaccacatactcgtagtttcgtcagtccaccgctcgtggcaaaggcaatgaaatcgacaagccatgcagaatagtgcggtagtggtcgcgctgagcaggataacacgcttttctgtatttctaTTCTTCaaagcttactgagtttgttttcaatccaaacatatcatatctatatgtttttggaatcagggaccgacaaggaatgagatgaaatcgtttttaaatcgatttcggaaaattaattttaataataattttcatatttttaattttcagagcttgtttgtaatccaaatataacacatgtatatgtttttgaaatcagaaaatgacaaagaataagatgaaattatgtttggatcgtttcataaaaaaataattttaattacaagttttcgattATTAATGaccattcattagtttttaagccaccaagctgaaatgcaataccaaagtccggccttcgtcaaaaattgctttgccaaattttcaatcaatttgattgaaaaatgagggtgtgacagtttggcctcaacttttacaaaaagccggatatgacgtcattaaaggtaATTAtcgaaaaaatcaaaacaaaatctccggggatatcattcccaggaactctcatgtcaaatttcataaagatcggtccagtagtttagtctgaatcgctctacacacacacacacgcacagacagacagacagacacacacacacacacacatacaccacgaccctcgtctcgattccccctctatgttaaaacatttagtcaaaacttaactaaatgtaaaaacagcatcaactgcaacaatagcaacaacaacattaacaaaaacaacaacaacaacaacaacaacaacaacaacattaacaagaaCAGCTGCTGCGTCTACCACTACTACGACAATACATTACCTACAACTAcaagaagacaacaacaacaaaaacaagtcgcgtaaggcgaaattactacatttagtcaagctgtggaactcacagaatgaaactgaacgtagtccgccgctagtgcaaaaggcagtgaaagtgacgagcctgtttggcgcggcagcggttgcgctgtgcttcatagcacgcttcaagttactgtacctctcttcgttttaactttctgagcgtgtttttaatccaaacatatcatatctatatgttttttgaattaggaaccgacaaggaataagatgaaatagtttttaaatcgatttcggaaatttaattttgatcataatttttatatttttaattttcagagcttgtttttaatccaaatataacatatgtatatgtttttggaataaaaaaatgacgaggaataagatgaaattgtttttggatcgtttaataaaaaaataattttaattacaagtttccgatttttaatgaccaaactcactcattagattttaagccaccaagctgaaatgcaataccgaagtccgggcttcgtcgaacattacttgaccaaaatttcaaccaatttggttaaaaaatgagggcgtgacagtgccgcctcaactttcacgaaaagccggatatgacgtcatcaaagacatttatcaaaaaaatgaaaaaaacgtatggggatatcatacccaggaactctcatgtcaaatttcataaagatcggtccagtagtttggtctgaatcgctctacacgcacgcacgcacacacacacacacacacacacacacacacacacatacacacacacacacatacaccacgaccctcgtctcgattcccccctctatgttaaaacatttagtcataacttgactaaatgtaacaaggcATACATGTGTGCCCGAAACGTTTCTAAACACTCTAGCACATTTGTCTAAATTCAAGACTCAAGTATATCTGCATGCACcgattttgtttgcttgtttgtttgtttgtttgttgttgttgttgttttaatttgccaagcacatcatgtgGGGCGTTTAATAAATACCACTGATTGTTACAGTATTCCTTATAAACTGTTATAAATGTGTTTGAGCTACAATGGACATTAACATTTTCATGTACAATAcctcttttttgttttactttttttaatttgttaatcTCTTTTAAATGTGTATGTGTTCTTGGAATTTGTGTTGGTGAGACATATGTATGcgtttattaccaattcagtgccccatatggctttttgaccaatcaggacggattctaggtgaccctctgaatgttataacgttcaggcagggaccctttttgtttatcaagctaaaaatgaacaagacaaagtaaaaatttaaatcagcaatatcagtgtgatttattctaaagaatgacacttcaaatgctgtcagataatactctctttatctaaaaaataccgaaaagcgagttttgtcggtgggtgctttacggaacagcgaggcaccgcccattctctgagtgtgcaatgccgactcgcttacttgaaatctaaattatcaaagttcggaaaatcaagtgaaattgggtcactcgctttacgtcaaatgtatctttacgtcatttcccatccgtctggagtcggttctaaatctgtcgctctctgttcaacaagaaaaagcgaagcaaccgaaacgcatgttcaacatggtttgttgtgtgtcaaacgcatttgacctgtgaatattcatcacgtaaggtgtgttaccctgattggctgacccaggtcacgagaattctttgactgacaggcataatcaggtaggagcgctccagttcccattgcggctgttctgtctaattcgcggggtcgcttcgaaatttcttttggtcgaattaaacggtaataaaaccgttatttctaatatgctgactgttagcaaatgataacaaacatgtctcacaaacgatatcagcattcgcctgaaAGGCTCAtacttgatatcttttttctcgacatgtctgttatcatttgctaacagtcagcatattagaaataactcataataaccaTCATACCAAAGATATAATGGCTAACATTTTTATAAAATATGTTTGTCTGACATCTAAACATAATTACATCACATACACCGGTTCACTTCAATAAATCTATAAGTAGGCCTACTGTTATCCTATAACATCCTGATCGTATTGAGTTTTAGAAAACCCGGCATCGTTTCTTTACATATGGTAAACCACATCTAAAGCCTATCTTACCCCCGATCCATCCACTCGCACCCCCAGTCACACGCACACTCATGTATACATATGCATCCCCAAAGACAGATACACGCattctcgtccatccgctcactcccacccccctcatacataatattcacaaatttcacatatcacttcacctcatctcgacttaaACCGTACTCAAAATCTTCTAAATAAATGTGCATTTCATTTTCCAATAATTTATACTATTtaaatcgtatctatcaccatacttatatttacttatacacatttttccaatcaaaataatgtgattaattaccttattattttggcatatattactaggttgataaccaaacaaaacaTCGTGTTCTAAACGGTGTACATTaaatcctgtatttctaaaattataatggacaacattttccctaaagctcgtcaacttctcacactgccaaaaaaagtgttcaaacataatcaatgtgtttacaaaatgtatataattttgttactctaattttcattttatttaataatatgtttgtgggataaatattatgtaatcttttccattgtaacaatcttaatctttcttcttttgtacattcgcttgctaacagccaataactgtgatctagtttaacctgatatttatgtaacccAAAATGTAACATagcaaggctcgctcgctttagactggactatcagcatgcgaaacTTCTGTTTGCTTGTTAGTTTGTTGGTTTATTGGTTGGTTCGtcgtttggttggttggtttgttttttgatgTGTACATAATGACCGGTTCCATATATCATCCACTTAACTTGTTTACGATATAGTAGctatctttctctccctcccgtTCCTTTCGTGCCTGTCTCTTGTTTGGTGCTTTGAGGCTCCGCTCACATTATggaacttcagcaggaccgacgacgcactacatattatcccagcccgctgcacgttgcatgaaaggaaaacaggccaagtactcgtcacaatccctatcgcggcataaataatagaaaGTGCGTGGTCGGTCCTGccgctgaagttacatatgtgagcggagccccttagctCATTAAACGTTGCATGCTGCTTACAAGTTTCCAGTTAACTGTACAAAATCAACAGTTCCAAGAAAAATGTGTTTAGATGAGCGATAGGCGCGTACAATCCGCATAATTATTTGCTTTTGCCTCATCATCGTTTAAATTCTACGGAAACGAATCTCACCTGACCCTCCcgaaagtgagaaaaaaaacaccataaaaGAAGTAAATACTACGCGTTAATTGTGATTTGATAAAAAGATACATGACTAACAATTAATAAATCGATATACGAATAAAGAAATTAACAACGTAACGAAAGATATatgcaaataaatgaacagATACATAACCAAATCATGCATTTGGGCGTACAAACTAAGATAACTAAATATATACATAATATTGTATAAGAGTAAAATGTAATGAATAAGTCAATAAATAAAAGGTCATGAAAACTCCCATACAAAGCCCGGGACTTtcaaacacataaaacagacATCTAACTTGATGGGCCTACATCAGATAAATGACAAAATCAGAAGGTACAGTCATTCACAAATGAGTTGAAAATGTGTGTTAAACAATTCTTGAACTTGAACACAAGTTTGCATTTTCAACggaacatataattatgtttggtaaataaattaaataaatcaTTGGAAAAACTCACGCCTTGCAGATgacctgtctttctctgtctattcGGATTCGGATGCAGAGGGAAGTGACTCTGTTACTCTTGCGCGCTCACTTATGTATACTTTGCATTGGCTCGGGGGGATACTCTTTGAGCGATAAAGTTTAAaagtggtcgtctacatttttgcttttttttcaataatcttatggttagatttcgctaaaaagttttgtcagatgatgaatgaatcATGGGGACAAAAATGTAtagaaaaaaatatgtaaaacattttttttttttaaacggctAGTAGCTGGTTTATGCTTTTTTCtttacattcttttttttttaaatcgaatgTGTCGCATTTAAAATAAGTAAATGAGTGACTAACGTGAGAGCCTAGCTACAGGAATGCAATAGGTGAGCATTTTGTGTGAACAAAATTATCTTGAAATTCCAGCTGCTTTTGTAGCAAAAGACGGAAGACGATAAAGAAGAGTCGTTGAACGGGACTCTGTAAATTACAGGATTACAATATTTGATGGGGTATATTTTTGAGACATTTCAAACAATAAAGGTGCATTGATTTGTCTTGAATAACTATCTCCGCTCtttaatgagagagagagagagagagagagagagagagagagagagagagagagagagagagagagagagagagagagagagagagaaagagtcggagtcggacattttatttgttaggcctccggcccataacaagacttgtgacacataatacaagcgaacaatgtttaaaataagcagaaaaagcaacattatggacctgcatcatgcaactgtgcattttccagagaatcagtgcgaaatcgtagTGCTTTGTAAACATACGTTGCTAAttgtcttaccacttggccatttgttgaggatagtaattggcacattctaaacatggatgggttccgataatactttgaggctattaattcaactctgatctcattatatgcgggacaaacaagtaCAAAATGTACTTCCGTCTCCAGTGTATCATCTGAGCACAAAGGGCAAAGTCTGTCTACGTTATTTACATTGGGTTTATACTgtaaatagtggttatttaagggtggcataccaaatctgaaacgtgctaacattctccttaaatgaacatttcttatctgaTACAAATAACCACTCATACACAAGGACTGCTTAAATAACGAATACACTTTATAAAATACGTGTGATTCAAGGGAACTATGCCAATCCTGTCTAAAGCAATCGACAAGTCTTTGGCGAAATTCTCTTACAAACGTGGAAATATCACCAACACCTTGTGCTTCCCACACTTCACCAAATCCATACttgtacaaaacattacgaACGTTACAAACCCATGTCGCGTAATTTTACCTTTGTATAGACAATAACATAGTATATACTTTCTTGGGGTACCTGTTGCCATCCATCCGAGTTAATCGAAGCCAAAACTTTATACACTTGATGTGCGTTACCACAAACAGAGGATACCGTCCTGTTTCACCGTAAACTATATGCCTTGGTGACTTCGAGTGGACACCGACAAACCTTTtaatggcagagagagagagagagagagagagagagagagagag carries:
- the LOC138963193 gene encoding uncharacterized protein; its protein translation is MKLSLLCLLGTLALAQAQYIPRYTSQFPNYQGQFPFYPGTGVGGARGPGGGFGRRGSFFRFDDDDDDFFDDDRFDDDDDRFDDDDFFENRFGRFGYLPRFDRSIAHH